From Actinomyces slackii, a single genomic window includes:
- a CDS encoding alpha-L-fucosidase yields MAGTSTSPHDQALETHAPAWLDRAVLGIFIHWGAYSVPAWAEPHGELGTEPDETQWFTHNAYAEWYFNTIRIQGSPAQAHHRATYGTLPYDAFLDMWRAEHFDPDDWAGLFSRAGADLVIPTTKHHDGIALWDAPGTFGRNTVERGPRRDLVGDIARAVRRRGLHFGVYYSGGLDWHYRPFPPVLCQEDLDRFARTVDPEYARYIYVHCMDLFERYHPEVFWNDIDWPDCAKSFEENSLGMLLRNYYSLCPQGAVNDRFGGFHCDYETSEYQAMQESEGAERWENCRGIGLSFGYNRQETGEQYLSGAGLAAHLADVVARGGRLLLNVGPRADGTIPEPQRDSLEGLGQWMSVAKAELVGATQELRDRACSIEGARLISHEDHAVLLGLEAVDAALDDLPEAFDWRRARALDSLDAVGLSVGEGRLRSAPGRLGPAVIVAPRRR; encoded by the coding sequence ATGGCTGGAACGAGCACATCGCCTCATGACCAGGCCCTGGAGACACATGCTCCCGCCTGGCTCGACCGGGCCGTGCTGGGGATCTTCATCCACTGGGGCGCCTACTCGGTGCCGGCCTGGGCCGAGCCTCATGGAGAGCTGGGCACCGAGCCGGACGAGACGCAGTGGTTCACCCACAACGCCTATGCCGAGTGGTACTTCAACACGATCCGCATCCAGGGCAGCCCGGCCCAGGCCCACCACCGGGCCACCTATGGGACGCTGCCCTACGACGCCTTCCTGGACATGTGGCGCGCCGAGCACTTCGACCCTGACGACTGGGCGGGCCTTTTCAGCCGGGCGGGCGCTGATCTGGTCATCCCCACCACCAAGCACCATGACGGCATCGCGCTGTGGGATGCTCCGGGGACCTTCGGGCGCAACACCGTCGAGCGGGGGCCCCGCCGCGACCTGGTCGGCGATATCGCCCGGGCGGTGCGCCGTCGGGGCCTGCACTTCGGCGTCTACTACTCCGGGGGCCTGGACTGGCACTACCGGCCCTTCCCTCCCGTGCTCTGCCAGGAGGATCTGGATCGATTCGCCCGCACGGTCGATCCGGAGTACGCCCGGTACATCTACGTCCATTGCATGGACCTGTTTGAGCGCTATCACCCGGAGGTGTTCTGGAACGATATCGACTGGCCTGATTGCGCCAAGAGTTTCGAGGAGAACAGCCTGGGAATGCTGCTGCGCAACTACTACAGCCTGTGTCCCCAGGGAGCGGTCAATGACCGCTTCGGCGGGTTCCACTGCGATTACGAGACCAGCGAGTACCAGGCGATGCAGGAGTCTGAGGGCGCCGAGCGATGGGAGAACTGCCGCGGCATCGGGCTGTCCTTCGGGTACAACCGCCAGGAGACCGGGGAGCAGTACCTCAGCGGTGCCGGGCTCGCGGCTCACCTGGCCGATGTGGTCGCGCGTGGCGGTCGCCTGCTGCTCAACGTGGGCCCCCGCGCCGATGGCACCATCCCCGAGCCTCAGCGAGACAGCCTGGAGGGGCTGGGGCAGTGGATGAGCGTGGCCAAGGCCGAGCTCGTCGGTGCCACCCAGGAGCTGCGGGACCGAGCCTGCTCCATCGAGGGCGCCCGCCTGATCTCCCACGAGGACCACGCCGTCCTGCTGGGTCTGGAAGCGGTGGATGCGGCCCTGGACGACTTGCCGGAGGCCTTCGACTGGCGGCGGGCTCGCGCGCTTGACTCCCTCGACGCCGTCGGGCTCTCGGTGGGCGAGGGCCGGCTGCGCTCTGCACCTGGGCGCCTGGGGCCCGCCGTCATCGTGGCGCCGCGCCGAAGGTAA
- a CDS encoding phosphorylase family protein, translated as MRTDTRLAVSSTARKAAPRPAPAAANRRRLSAAPISTRGAAQREGVYAALRGPEYQTMAEARLLAGLGADCVGMSTVLEAIALHQLGVAVSGLSVVSDLSLASEPTDPQEVLRLAAGARPTLVRSIEAVLEEIGPAGH; from the coding sequence ATGAGAACGGACACGCGCCTCGCGGTCTCCTCCACCGCGAGGAAGGCCGCCCCGAGGCCAGCCCCAGCAGCAGCCAATCGCAGACGGTTAAGCGCCGCACCCATCTCTACGAGGGGCGCGGCCCAGCGTGAGGGCGTGTACGCGGCCCTGCGCGGCCCCGAGTACCAGACGATGGCGGAGGCGCGCCTGCTCGCCGGCCTGGGCGCTGACTGCGTGGGCATGTCCACCGTCCTGGAGGCCATCGCCCTGCATCAGCTCGGTGTGGCGGTGTCCGGCCTGAGCGTCGTGTCCGACCTGTCCTTGGCCTCGGAGCCGACCGATCCGCAGGAGGTCCTGCGCCTGGCGGCCGGTGCTCGCCCCACCCTGGTCCGCTCCATCGAGGCGGTCCTGGAGGAGATCGGCCCCGCGGGGCATTAA
- a CDS encoding RbsD/FucU family protein: MLRHIPANLSPELVRILMEMGHGDEILLADANFPGHSLHPRTVRADGLMIPDLLRSILTLMPLDRYSDYQVALMETVGDDPRPEVWDVYERIWNEAESAAGPVAVRRIERMAFYEHTPSLYAVVLTGETALYGNLILKKGVL; this comes from the coding sequence ATGCTGCGACATATCCCCGCCAATCTCAGCCCCGAGCTGGTCCGGATCCTTATGGAGATGGGCCACGGCGATGAGATCCTCCTGGCCGACGCCAACTTCCCCGGCCACAGCCTCCATCCGCGCACGGTGCGCGCCGACGGGCTCATGATCCCCGACCTGCTGCGGTCGATCCTCACCCTCATGCCGCTGGACCGCTACAGCGACTACCAGGTCGCCCTCATGGAGACCGTGGGCGACGATCCGCGACCCGAGGTCTGGGACGTCTACGAGCGGATCTGGAACGAGGCCGAGTCCGCGGCCGGCCCAGTGGCCGTGCGCCGGATCGAGCGCATGGCCTTCTACGAGCACACCCCCAGCCTCTACGCCGTCGTCCTGACCGGGGAGACGGCGCTGTACGGCAACCTCATCCTCAAGAAGGGAGTCCTGTGA
- a CDS encoding ABC transporter substrate-binding protein yields the protein MDAFISRRSLMISASALAVLGAGASLSACSSGSTSSNAKAPNQMFAWVSSESDRAQWQAFVDAVKKSHPDFTLEFSGPSYNDYYAKAKTRMTEKDAPGILTTQAARTKELVSVMEPLDDLIAKHGVDVSIYNPAMIEGMTVDGKIYALPYDAEPDVMFYNRRLFTEAGLSLPPTSYTYEQFLSDMKTLTTGGKYGIAIKPGFLDNAPGTFAYADGATVLDDAGKPALTSKVFVSSVQKAFDLAAKHSVAKAPSASDGDEVAQGAFTSGEAASIIDGPWMYSTFAEQLGEDLGVCVVPSDSGKAVGLIQGSGFGVAKNCPDKDAAFANILKLVDPTVVGEVARTRGTVPSVESQIDGWAEGKHAESVEAITFLLENGTPLITPENWNQITTSFSQYCPEGFRGSRTAADILKDLQEAAG from the coding sequence ATGGACGCCTTCATTTCCCGTCGCTCCCTCATGATCTCGGCCTCCGCCCTGGCAGTTCTGGGCGCCGGAGCCTCGCTGAGCGCCTGCTCATCGGGCTCCACGAGCTCCAACGCCAAGGCTCCCAACCAGATGTTCGCCTGGGTCTCCAGCGAGTCGGACCGCGCCCAGTGGCAGGCCTTCGTCGACGCGGTCAAGAAGAGCCACCCGGACTTCACGCTGGAGTTCTCCGGCCCGTCCTACAACGACTACTACGCCAAGGCCAAGACCCGGATGACCGAGAAGGACGCCCCGGGGATCCTCACCACCCAGGCGGCGCGCACCAAGGAGCTGGTCTCGGTCATGGAGCCCCTGGACGACCTCATCGCCAAGCACGGGGTCGATGTCTCCATCTACAACCCGGCGATGATCGAGGGCATGACCGTGGACGGGAAGATCTACGCCCTGCCCTACGACGCCGAGCCCGACGTCATGTTCTACAACCGGCGCCTGTTCACCGAGGCGGGCCTGAGCCTTCCCCCCACCTCCTACACCTACGAGCAGTTCCTGTCCGACATGAAGACGCTGACCACGGGCGGCAAGTACGGGATCGCCATCAAGCCCGGGTTCCTCGACAACGCTCCGGGCACCTTCGCCTACGCCGACGGCGCCACGGTGCTCGACGATGCGGGCAAGCCGGCCCTGACCAGCAAGGTCTTCGTGTCCTCGGTGCAGAAGGCCTTCGATCTGGCGGCCAAGCACAGCGTGGCCAAGGCCCCCTCGGCCTCCGACGGCGACGAGGTCGCCCAGGGCGCCTTCACCTCCGGCGAGGCGGCCTCCATCATCGACGGGCCCTGGATGTACTCCACCTTCGCCGAGCAGCTCGGCGAGGACCTGGGCGTGTGCGTCGTGCCCAGCGACTCGGGCAAGGCGGTGGGGCTCATCCAGGGGTCGGGCTTCGGTGTCGCCAAGAACTGCCCGGACAAGGACGCCGCCTTCGCCAACATCCTCAAGCTCGTCGACCCCACCGTGGTGGGCGAGGTGGCCCGCACCCGCGGCACGGTCCCCTCGGTGGAGTCCCAGATCGATGGATGGGCCGAGGGCAAGCACGCTGAGAGCGTGGAGGCCATCACCTTCCTGCTGGAGAACGGAACGCCTCTGATCACCCCCGAGAACTGGAACCAGATCACCACCTCCTTCAGCCAGTACTGCCCCGAGGGCTTCCGCGGCAGCCGCACCGCCGCCGACATCCTCAAGGACCTGCAGGAAGCGGCGGGCTGA
- a CDS encoding carbohydrate ABC transporter permease: protein MSGFALFIALPLAASLVISFYSWSLAGEPTAVGLENYLRMFSGRDPAFYTVLRNTVVFALLYTAANLVISTGLAYWLQHLREGWSRVLRVVFFIPVVTPMAGNALIWRLLLNDDGVVNAFLGKLGVEGLPWLNDPTLAMISLVIMSLWQGLGYNIVVLTAGLNGISPSVLEAGEIDGAVGWRKFFLIVFPILSPTFFFCTVMTVIGAFKVFAQPFFLTKGGPGESTNTIVLSLYRNGFAFDKLGYASALAWVLFVIVMLLTALQFSQQRKWVNYDS, encoded by the coding sequence ATGAGCGGGTTCGCCCTGTTCATCGCCCTGCCGCTGGCCGCCTCGCTGGTCATCTCCTTCTATTCCTGGTCGCTGGCCGGCGAGCCCACGGCGGTGGGGCTGGAGAACTACCTGCGCATGTTCTCGGGAAGGGATCCCGCCTTCTACACGGTGCTGCGCAACACGGTGGTCTTCGCCCTGCTCTACACCGCCGCCAACCTCGTCATCTCCACGGGACTGGCCTACTGGCTCCAGCATCTGCGCGAGGGGTGGTCGCGGGTGCTGCGGGTGGTCTTCTTCATCCCCGTGGTCACGCCCATGGCCGGTAATGCGCTCATCTGGCGCCTGCTGCTCAACGACGACGGCGTGGTCAACGCCTTCCTGGGCAAGCTCGGGGTGGAGGGACTGCCCTGGCTCAACGACCCGACCCTGGCCATGATCTCACTGGTGATCATGAGCCTGTGGCAGGGGCTGGGCTACAACATCGTGGTCCTGACCGCGGGGCTCAACGGGATCAGCCCCTCGGTCCTGGAGGCCGGGGAGATCGACGGCGCCGTCGGCTGGCGCAAGTTCTTCCTCATCGTCTTCCCCATCCTGTCCCCGACCTTCTTCTTCTGCACGGTGATGACGGTCATCGGTGCCTTCAAGGTCTTCGCCCAGCCCTTCTTCCTGACCAAGGGAGGGCCGGGGGAGTCCACCAACACCATTGTGCTGTCGCTGTACCGCAATGGATTCGCCTTCGACAAGCTCGGCTACGCCTCCGCGCTGGCCTGGGTGCTCTTCGTCATCGTCATGCTGCTGACGGCTCTGCAGTTCAGTCAGCAGAGGAAGTGGGTGAACTATGACTCCTAG
- a CDS encoding rhamnulokinase: MERTEAASALALDLGSSSARAILGSLRDGVLVTQEVHRLTHRAQMRQGSLCWDIEALNSAVADGLDAARQALGTHPASIGIDTWGVDYGLLDHDGALLRPPRAYRDARMARHSAALEGRIDRAGAWQATGVLPMEINTSYQVFADLQEEPGLAQRVGALLPLPDLLAHELGAPVGVGRAIASTTGLAAPGARQWSPVMAQAIDLPESWLAPLVDDAVVSGSIAGTGTAIVRPGGHDTACAVHSLGLAPHQTALFISCGSWSLIGATVPEPIVEPGVLEAGLSNEVRTDGGVRLLRNLTGLWLLQECQRAWGEDDVAGLVEAAGRARSLGVVVDPDDPAFMAPGDMPAALGEWCQEHYGIEPSGRAQMVRLILESLACAHAEHAERLAGLVGSALAPGAPIHLVGGGARNRLLAQMTATACQRPVVIGAVEASAMGNLLAQFEATGAARPQDRDAIVRQSCQRAVLEPEDPSAFTDMRERLARARIR; the protein is encoded by the coding sequence ATGGAGCGCACCGAGGCCGCCAGCGCCCTGGCCCTGGACCTGGGCTCCAGCTCCGCGCGGGCCATCCTGGGCTCCCTGCGCGACGGCGTGCTGGTCACCCAGGAGGTCCATCGCCTGACCCATCGGGCCCAGATGCGCCAGGGCTCCCTGTGCTGGGACATCGAGGCCCTGAACTCGGCCGTGGCCGATGGTCTGGATGCCGCCCGCCAGGCCCTGGGGACCCATCCCGCCAGCATCGGCATCGACACCTGGGGGGTCGACTACGGCCTGCTGGACCACGACGGCGCGCTGCTGCGCCCGCCGCGCGCCTACCGCGACGCCCGCATGGCGCGCCACAGTGCCGCCCTGGAGGGGCGCATCGATCGGGCCGGCGCCTGGCAGGCCACGGGAGTGCTCCCCATGGAGATCAACACCTCCTACCAGGTCTTCGCCGATCTCCAGGAGGAGCCCGGGCTGGCCCAGCGCGTCGGGGCGCTCCTGCCCCTGCCCGATCTGCTGGCCCACGAGCTGGGCGCCCCGGTGGGCGTGGGCCGGGCCATCGCCAGCACCACCGGCCTGGCCGCCCCCGGGGCGAGGCAGTGGTCCCCGGTCATGGCCCAGGCCATCGACCTGCCCGAGTCCTGGCTGGCGCCCCTGGTCGACGACGCCGTCGTTAGCGGGAGCATCGCGGGCACGGGCACCGCCATCGTGCGCCCCGGCGGGCACGACACGGCCTGCGCGGTGCACAGCCTGGGGCTGGCCCCCCACCAGACCGCCCTGTTCATCTCCTGCGGCTCGTGGAGCCTCATCGGGGCCACCGTGCCCGAGCCGATCGTGGAGCCCGGAGTCCTGGAGGCCGGGCTGAGCAACGAGGTCCGCACCGATGGCGGGGTGCGCCTCCTGCGCAACCTCACCGGACTGTGGCTCCTCCAGGAGTGCCAGAGGGCCTGGGGGGAGGATGACGTCGCCGGGCTGGTCGAGGCCGCCGGGCGGGCCAGGTCCCTGGGCGTCGTCGTCGACCCCGATGATCCCGCCTTCATGGCGCCGGGGGACATGCCCGCCGCGCTTGGCGAATGGTGCCAGGAGCACTACGGGATCGAGCCGAGTGGCCGCGCCCAGATGGTCCGCCTCATCCTGGAGTCCCTGGCCTGTGCCCACGCCGAGCACGCCGAGCGGCTGGCCGGGCTGGTCGGATCCGCCCTGGCCCCCGGCGCTCCTATCCATCTTGTCGGTGGGGGAGCGCGCAACCGCCTGCTCGCCCAGATGACGGCCACCGCCTGCCAGCGGCCCGTCGTCATCGGTGCGGTCGAGGCCAGCGCCATGGGCAACCTGCTGGCGCAGTTCGAGGCCACCGGGGCCGCCCGGCCCCAGGACCGCGACGCCATCGTGCGCCAGTCCTGCCAGCGCGCCGTGCTGGAGCCCGAGGACCCCTCCGCCTTCACCGATATGCGAGAGCGGCTGGCGCGGGCCCGGATCCGCTAG
- a CDS encoding carbohydrate ABC transporter permease: protein MTPRNGRGAGSLVSHALLALIAAAFLFPFVWMVVTSLKPTSEVFSSGASLTGSRLAWDNYSEAVEQIPLGRIILNSIVVASLGALLTMLVSLLSAYAFARLRFRFRDHLFLLFLGTLVLPQEVLVIPLYIGFQSMGLVNSYAALILPFAFGAFGAFLLRQFILSLPLEFEEAARIDGAGDLRILWSILIPLLRAPILVVGVFSFIDYWSSFLWPLIVINDADLATISLGLQMFSGERGTDWGPMMAAVSISVIPSFLIVAFLQRQLEKGVTLGAFGGR from the coding sequence ATGACTCCTAGAAACGGCCGGGGAGCGGGATCCCTTGTCTCCCATGCGCTGCTGGCGCTCATCGCCGCAGCCTTCCTCTTCCCCTTCGTGTGGATGGTCGTCACCTCGCTCAAGCCCACCTCGGAGGTGTTCTCCTCGGGGGCCTCGCTGACGGGCTCGCGCCTGGCATGGGACAACTACTCCGAGGCGGTTGAGCAGATCCCCCTGGGGAGGATCATCCTCAACTCCATCGTCGTGGCCTCCCTGGGCGCACTGCTGACCATGCTGGTCTCCCTGCTGAGCGCCTACGCCTTCGCCCGGCTGCGCTTCCGCTTCCGGGACCATCTCTTCCTGCTCTTCTTGGGGACCCTGGTCCTGCCCCAGGAGGTCCTGGTCATCCCCCTGTACATCGGCTTCCAGTCCATGGGCCTGGTCAACAGCTACGCCGCCCTCATCCTGCCCTTCGCCTTCGGGGCATTCGGGGCCTTCCTCCTGCGGCAGTTCATCTTGAGCCTGCCCTTGGAGTTCGAGGAGGCGGCGCGCATCGACGGCGCAGGGGATCTGCGGATCCTGTGGAGCATTCTCATCCCGCTGCTGCGGGCGCCGATCCTGGTGGTGGGCGTGTTCTCCTTCATCGACTACTGGTCGAGCTTCCTGTGGCCGCTGATCGTCATCAACGACGCCGACCTGGCCACCATCTCGCTGGGCCTGCAGATGTTCTCCGGCGAGCGGGGGACGGACTGGGGGCCGATGATGGCGGCGGTGTCCATCTCGGTCATCCCCTCCTTCCTCATCGTCGCCTTCCTCCAGCGCCAGTTGGAGAAGGGCGTGACCCTGGGCGCATTCGGAGGTCGATGA